In Glycine max cultivar Williams 82 chromosome 4, Glycine_max_v4.0, whole genome shotgun sequence, the genomic stretch tcccAACATTCAAATGCTCTAATATAgtgaataaaaagaaatgacCAGATATTTGCGGAAGATAACAGATAACAGCAAACACTATTGGGAAAGAGACTTGAGTCTTACTTGCATAGGACTATGACAGGAATAGGTTTAAGAGCTTTTGGTCCATTCCTTATTCCTCTTTTATGGGGAGAAACCTGCGAAAGCAAGGAAAAAccctttaaaaacataaaatctagAACGACAGAGAAGTGAAGATGGTACCTTGCGTTTTGGGACAGCCATGAGCTCCATAGAGCccacaaaagaagaagagaaagttgGAGAACTAAAATCAATGGTCACAGATAAAGGAGGAGATTGGGGCAACGAATGAATGAACCTATTGAAGAACCCTAAAATGCTGCCCAATCTCCCTCCGGTGATTTTCACAATCGCTCTCATCGCTGTGGTTAAAgttaaacaacaacaatatcaGCGAATTGAAGGAGATTTCCAGAGGAAGTGAAGCGAACGCGAAATtggaattataaaaattaagccGCCGGTGGAGAGATCACCGTCGCACCGGTGATGTTGCACCGTTGGGAGTGAAGCAAGAGAGGGCAAGACCTACTAGGTCCACACAGAATGAGGGAGACACGTGTTTTAGTTTTTGGGTTTTGCCATAGCATAAAACGACGCCGtttcaaaatattatgaatCTATGATGGGTAATTGGGTTTagcttatgattttattattatattgcaGTCAAAAAAGCTTATGGTTGTATATATATACCAGCGTCGTTTTATTTAAACTAGATGAACACCCGGTGCAATTGCATggtagaaaaaaaagaataataaaaacccCACTGAACAGTGCTCCCAGAGacagtaaaaaacaaaaatgtttaaaGTAAAAACTGCCAGGATAAAAAGAGGGTTGGAcagtttttataaatatattgattgaTTATGTTTATGACTAGCCACgcgttattttaaattttaatactctggtgaaattttataatgggtctcattaaataatttggcttcattctttattagttggctgatataaaattttatctaataataaaaaaaagtgttgaaaaaaagagtattaaaaaatgtgttgctggcattttttttttggaaaaatttgaatttattgttcatcaaaataattttatacataaaaaaaattaaagggtcTAATTGATAAGGGACCTCTTAAGTCAAAGGCTATAATAGCCGATTGATGTGCTACCTTATTCCTATTCCTCTTAATAAACATGAGTGGTGAATTACTAAAAGATTTACAATTTGTTATGATTCAAGCAAAATAACTCATGTTAGAAGATGTATTATTGTTCCAAGCATCTACTAGCTAAAGACTGTTAGCTTCAAAGACTATTAGCATGTTTATTTTACCGTGCGCCTCAACGCAAGCCCCCCTTGCTTCTCACAGAATAACACTTTGGAACACATGCCAACTCCCCACATCATGTAAGCAAACACACGCTATGTTTGTGAAATAGATAGAACTCTCCTGCCAAACGAATAGCCCATTTGAAACACAAAGCTTATGCAACTTTCATTGTATAAATCATCTTTGCACAACTTGTGGCTATATCGAGAACCTCCCCATCATGGTTTCTTGCAACAAATGCCATACTCgtgcctttatttttcttttttgcactGAAGCATTGAAATTTATCTTGATTATGTTCGACCCAGGGTTCTACCATTTAGCTGGGAAAGTGACCTCTTTCTCTAATTTCTTAGGGACAGTTATGTGTTGATTGCTTGCTTTTGCAATAACCTAATGAAAATTCATAACCCTTCCATTGTGTAGTAGTTGGTTACGACTGAACCATTTTGCCCAAATAATGCTAAAAATATCAGACAATGTCCTCTCTCATCCATAATAGAGACAAAGTTTCTTATCCAATCAATAAAGGAAGTCACACTACTCTCCTATACTCgaatgaatgacaatcaaacCAAACTTTTTTAGATTTAGGACATGTAATAATGGCATGTTCTatagtttcaaattcaaaattgcaCCTTAAACACACAGGATCTACATCAACATGATGCCTTCTAAGATACATGTAGACAGTAGTGTTGTCAAATGACGGTTATAATGGCGCCATGACGGTACGGTGTGGTGGATTTTTGATAAAACGCCACCAAATAGCGGTGGCGTTGCGGGTTTCAAATGGCGGCACCATGGAGACCGTTATAGGTTTAACGGTGGTGCAGAATTATGGTTATGGTggaagaaacattttttttaaattttcccaAAATGACAAATTAGGTTGTCTTGGGTTGACTCGACCCAACCCTAAACTCGGGTTTGGAATCAAAATGAGATGAGCAGCAcgcatgatgcaatcctaccccgcaagggcattggatagaaaaactccaagtagattgggccagagatgcaagagaaggccctagggttcttatgagccttagggtagatttcgggcccatgggctaagtacgagcccacttatctttgtaaatattatattaaggtttcattatttgtgaaccttgtatttagggctccataatgtaggtagggtaccttagaaatataggatttttcagcccttgtattttagggcacctagactagtttttgtattaggggtagttttgtaatttcgcatgcactaagtggatatttgatgtgtgtggttggaaataaatttaattgaattggtagaagcccaatccaattaaattttagagggggaggtgagcatttgcttactacaccccattgccacatcatatagtcacactttgtgcatgtccttcatgcttttcatgcctcatgacacctaagcacacttagtggagaatcttggaattgatcttggattagtgggctgaaccataactaaaattcactaatcataattagtgaaattttggctccacaaattcaatttcaaattcaagtgaaatttgaatttccctccaattttgtgtgacacttaggctataaatagaggtcatgtgtgtgcatttttttcaactttgatcatttgaatattaacttcagatttcagagctccttttgagcacaaaatttcgtgctcttctctccctctcccttcattcatctccttcttcctccaagctcttatccatggcctcctatggtggtgagcttcttctagactcatcttctccttgaagtggcgtctcctctctctcttccttctccattccgctgccatttatcttccaagaagcaaaggaatccattgatgaagaagatcctaggcctacaagctcccatggagcttgcatcatgtggtatcaagagcatcttcatctaggtgatgttcttttgcttcctctatctttttgttcggtgaattctctttaattccttgttcttcatcttattctccatgtatatcctccattgtcttgtggtttggtgctgtttagagtagattaaaaaaaataaaccgattaaatcttagatctacacttgttcttgcatttctatggttcaaattttgtagatctactcttgaatcttgtttttgtgttgaatttaggttctatcaattttaattcataatattcttgtgctgaacctttagatctaaattttgttccaaaatattgattagaaaaaaaaaaacacaaaaatctaagtgtaaatcacttaatccatgttgtcttagagtcatgtttagtcatagtaattgtcacattatgttctaagtttgtgttgaattttatttt encodes the following:
- the LOC100786155 gene encoding uncharacterized protein isoform X2; amino-acid sequence: MRAIVKITGGRLGSILGFFNRFIHSLPQSPPLSVTIDFSSPTFSSSFVGSMELMAVPKRKVSPHKRGIRNGPKALKPIPVIVLCKFCCGHVQLKNVNIVGQK
- the LOC100786155 gene encoding uncharacterized protein isoform X1, which encodes MRAIVKITGGRLGSILGFFNRFIHSLPQSPPLSVTIDFSSPTFSSSFVGSMELMAVPKRKVSPHKRGIRNGPKALKPIPVIVLCKSCGRARLPHFFCCGGKPNQGNTGEQKGSTS